From a region of the Candidatus Brocadia sp. genome:
- the pheT gene encoding phenylalanine--tRNA ligase subunit beta, protein MKISYHWLKEYVAFHLSPQELAERLTDVGLVVADVKPVEDDFCLDIEVTSNRPDCLGVIGIAREVAAIVGGNVHFPETNYVLADAGISQTIAVTVDEPILCPRYTARVIRQITIAPSPEWMQKRLRCIGLRPVNNIVDITNYVMMETGQPLHAFDLDKITEQKIVVRKARSGEEIVALNGARRALFHNMLVIADGKKPVAIAGVMGGKETEVSETTRNILLECAQFEPRQVRRTSRELGIVSDSSYRFERGTDYECLDRASQRAARLIKDCSGGEIASDALDIKSGRHETKKITLRVKRLHTVLGTEIKRDLAIDILNKLSFTILNDNEDFIAVEVPGFRSDVYREIDLIEEIARIYGYNKIPVKTSISVRGNTKSKYEVVEDSVRQFFIGLGFYEVKTFSIVDTAPLQSVNLWSDRVGVEIANPLRLEESRLRTSLLPSLIGVKGHNLNHGTEHVRIFEIAKVYLAGDKLPQEKNCLSLLADADFLTIKGVFESLTRHLGIVLSCEWLPFIEPRLFRNERAARIQMGSAPVGYLGEASQELGFKAVSCLAEIDLDLLGEKANFARKYQDLPQYPAVFRDLALLVNEEVTWSSLERCIMNTGVDFLKELKFFDVYRGKQIPAGKKSVAFSLCFQAKDRTLTGEEVDHAQQIIVAALSGTVGAELRKA, encoded by the coding sequence ATGAAGATCAGCTACCACTGGCTAAAAGAATATGTAGCTTTTCACTTGTCTCCACAGGAACTGGCCGAAAGATTGACCGACGTTGGATTGGTAGTCGCTGATGTAAAACCGGTGGAAGACGATTTCTGTCTCGACATAGAAGTTACTTCTAATCGCCCCGATTGCCTTGGCGTTATTGGTATTGCCCGTGAAGTGGCCGCAATCGTTGGGGGAAATGTGCATTTCCCGGAAACAAATTATGTACTTGCTGATGCCGGTATATCGCAGACAATTGCAGTTACCGTTGATGAGCCGATACTGTGTCCCCGTTATACAGCCCGGGTAATTCGTCAAATAACAATTGCGCCGTCTCCTGAATGGATGCAGAAGAGACTGCGGTGCATTGGACTTCGGCCGGTAAACAATATCGTGGATATCACCAATTATGTGATGATGGAGACCGGGCAACCACTTCACGCATTCGATCTGGATAAGATAACCGAACAAAAGATCGTGGTAAGGAAGGCACGGAGTGGGGAAGAAATTGTTGCGCTGAATGGCGCCAGAAGGGCGCTTTTTCATAACATGCTGGTCATAGCTGACGGCAAAAAGCCTGTTGCTATTGCCGGCGTTATGGGAGGCAAAGAGACAGAGGTTTCCGAAACAACTAGAAATATTCTCCTGGAGTGTGCCCAGTTTGAACCACGGCAAGTGCGGCGGACATCAAGGGAGTTGGGCATTGTTTCAGATTCCTCATACCGTTTTGAAAGAGGCACAGATTATGAATGCCTAGATCGTGCATCCCAAAGGGCAGCCAGGCTTATCAAGGACTGCTCGGGCGGAGAGATTGCCAGCGATGCACTTGATATAAAATCGGGAAGACACGAAACAAAAAAAATTACCCTCCGTGTGAAGCGACTTCATACCGTTTTGGGGACGGAGATAAAGAGAGACTTGGCCATTGATATCTTAAATAAACTTTCCTTTACAATTCTCAATGACAACGAAGATTTCATTGCGGTTGAGGTGCCGGGTTTTCGAAGCGATGTCTATCGCGAGATTGATCTGATTGAAGAAATCGCCAGGATTTATGGTTATAACAAGATACCGGTAAAGACTTCTATCAGCGTTCGTGGGAATACGAAGAGTAAATACGAGGTCGTAGAAGATTCTGTCCGCCAATTTTTTATCGGGTTGGGTTTTTATGAAGTAAAAACCTTTAGTATCGTTGATACCGCCCCTCTGCAATCGGTAAATTTATGGTCGGATAGGGTGGGTGTCGAAATTGCCAACCCGCTGAGACTGGAAGAAAGCCGTTTGCGGACGTCACTCCTGCCTAGTCTGATCGGGGTGAAGGGGCACAATTTGAATCATGGCACAGAGCACGTAAGAATCTTTGAAATTGCAAAAGTGTATCTTGCAGGGGATAAACTGCCACAGGAAAAAAACTGTTTGTCCCTGTTGGCTGATGCAGATTTTTTAACGATAAAAGGGGTTTTTGAGTCACTGACCAGGCACCTCGGTATCGTATTATCATGCGAATGGTTGCCATTCATTGAACCCAGATTGTTCAGAAACGAAAGGGCAGCAAGGATTCAGATGGGGAGCGCTCCGGTTGGATATCTTGGAGAAGCCAGCCAGGAATTAGGGTTTAAAGCAGTGTCCTGCCTTGCTGAAATCGATCTTGATCTGTTGGGAGAAAAGGCAAATTTCGCCAGAAAATATCAAGACCTGCCGCAGTATCCTGCAGTGTTCCGTGATCTTGCACTCCTTGTAAATGAGGAGGTGACATGGTCATCTCTTGAGAGGTGCATCATGAACACCGGGGTTGATTTTTTAAAAGAGCTGAAATTTTTTGACGTATATCGTGGCAAACAGATCCCGGCCGGAAAGAAGAGCGTTGCCTTTAGCCTCTGTTTTCAGGCCAAAGACCGGACATTAACGGGAGAAGAAGTCGATCATGCGCAGCAAATCATTGTTGCTGCTCTTAGCGGAACCGTTGGCGCTGAATTAAGAAAGGCATAA
- a CDS encoding ATP-binding protein yields the protein MNSAVKQVLQKCLNLKMIILRVSGRLHIPSYRSIKTKIIISSILLSVFPIFIMRVFVYPTEKKALQDALIQNLEGVGHKQAELIVTWVHERKADAKIIAENPNVPGVIYKSEGSENFYRLLHHLNTLRETYGYKEIFICDRFGDLKITTSTGEVITNVAGFEFFQMAISGVTFVSSIVPSVIPLENEYGKLEHGLPTLYITTPVVYEHKVIGAVCLRVDVMKISKLMRSVHLGETGETYLINKDGYMLSESKYLKYLKDAGLVQQRTTLELQVVDAETKELTRSAAACIKGKKGHDAEGYQDYRGVKVLGFWQWIPELDWGIIAEIDVNEGYGPVIRLHTIVAPIIILVTVAVISFAFYFGKKISDPILYLTGVTKSISEGDYSRRVKITSHDEIGELSNSFNKMASFLEEKTHILKEYTANLEKTVEERTKDLTRMNQELEKQSRNLEKAYKELLSLDQMKDKMIRDVSHELKSPVAQVQMAIDLWSAEVKKQHIDHTKEEKYYKIIHNSLQRLRKTIGSILDLSVLESGRLVFKKEFIHMDELVLQITASMRLLTEKKGLALINHVNQGLPVIIGDKDEIQRVVINLIDNAIKYTEKGDIHVFLEQKDACIEFAVTDTGVGIGLPKDQFGKLFERFFQERPRIDGAGVGLAICKNIIDSHRGNLWAESEGRGKGSTFKFVLPIARQDAV from the coding sequence ATGAATAGTGCCGTGAAGCAGGTCTTGCAAAAGTGCCTCAACCTGAAAATGATCATTCTTCGTGTTTCAGGTAGGCTGCATATTCCTTCATATCGCTCCATCAAAACAAAGATTATCATTTCTTCCATCCTTCTCTCAGTGTTCCCTATCTTTATCATGAGGGTATTTGTTTATCCGACAGAAAAAAAGGCCTTGCAGGACGCTTTGATACAAAACCTTGAGGGCGTTGGTCATAAACAGGCGGAACTGATCGTAACCTGGGTACATGAAAGAAAGGCTGACGCCAAGATTATTGCTGAAAATCCTAATGTGCCCGGTGTGATTTATAAATCGGAGGGAAGTGAAAATTTTTATCGCCTCCTGCACCACTTAAATACCCTCAGGGAAACGTACGGATATAAGGAGATTTTCATCTGTGACCGTTTTGGTGATTTAAAAATTACCACCTCGACGGGCGAGGTGATTACCAACGTGGCGGGATTTGAGTTTTTTCAAATGGCAATAAGCGGCGTGACTTTTGTTTCTTCAATTGTGCCTTCTGTCATTCCCCTCGAGAATGAATATGGAAAGCTTGAACACGGCTTGCCGACCCTGTATATTACCACCCCGGTAGTCTATGAGCACAAAGTCATCGGCGCCGTATGTCTCAGGGTCGACGTAATGAAAATCAGCAAACTCATGAGGAGTGTCCATCTGGGGGAAACCGGGGAGACGTATTTGATAAACAAGGACGGTTACATGCTTTCTGAGTCCAAGTATTTAAAATACCTTAAGGATGCAGGGCTTGTTCAGCAGAGAACAACCCTTGAACTGCAGGTGGTAGACGCTGAAACAAAAGAGCTCACCAGAAGCGCTGCGGCATGTATAAAAGGGAAAAAAGGCCATGATGCAGAGGGCTACCAGGACTATCGGGGGGTAAAGGTGCTGGGCTTTTGGCAATGGATACCGGAACTGGACTGGGGCATTATTGCAGAGATTGATGTTAATGAAGGTTACGGTCCGGTGATACGACTGCATACCATTGTTGCGCCGATTATCATTTTGGTTACCGTTGCAGTCATCTCCTTTGCCTTTTACTTTGGGAAGAAAATATCAGATCCCATTTTATACCTCACCGGCGTAACCAAAAGCATCTCAGAAGGGGATTACAGCAGACGGGTAAAAATTACTTCACACGATGAGATTGGAGAGTTATCAAATTCCTTCAATAAAATGGCCAGCTTCTTAGAAGAAAAAACACATATCTTAAAGGAATATACCGCTAATCTGGAGAAAACAGTGGAGGAGCGGACAAAAGACCTGACCCGTATGAATCAGGAACTGGAAAAACAGAGCCGCAATTTGGAGAAGGCATACAAAGAGTTATTATCCCTCGATCAGATGAAGGATAAGATGATCAGGGATGTATCACATGAATTGAAATCACCGGTCGCACAGGTACAGATGGCAATTGATCTTTGGTCTGCGGAAGTCAAAAAACAGCATATCGACCATACAAAGGAAGAAAAATATTACAAGATCATTCATAACAGTTTGCAGCGGCTGAGAAAGACGATCGGCAGCATCCTCGATCTCTCTGTTCTGGAATCCGGCAGATTGGTATTTAAAAAGGAGTTTATTCACATGGATGAATTGGTTCTCCAAATTACCGCCAGCATGAGACTTTTGACCGAAAAAAAGGGGCTGGCGCTCATCAATCACGTGAATCAGGGACTGCCGGTGATTATTGGTGACAAGGATGAGATTCAGCGGGTAGTAATCAACCTCATCGATAATGCAATAAAATATACGGAGAAGGGAGACATTCACGTTTTTTTAGAGCAGAAGGATGCATGTATCGAATTTGCAGTAACGGATACGGGGGTTGGCATCGGCTTGCCGAAAGACCAGTTTGGGAAATTATTTGAAAGATTTTTTCAGGAACGGCCACGGATTGATGGCGCCGGGGTGGGCCTTGCAATCTGCAAGAATATTATTGATAGCCACAGAGGCAACCTGTGGGCAGAAAGTGAAGGCCGTGGAAAGGGCTCTACCTTTAAATTTGTCCTGCCAATAGCCCGGCAGGACGCCGTATAA
- a CDS encoding response regulator codes for MRKKLLIIEDEDEFFFFYEMMLENTDYAVRRAVDGVQAFEMIKNEKPDLIILDLLLDQMKGEDFLKQLKSNPGCVNIPVIIASSFSPRAYKSIFDIDPSLTFLEKPFSQEKLLAGIVARIG; via the coding sequence TTGAGAAAAAAATTGCTCATTATCGAGGATGAGGATGAATTTTTCTTTTTTTACGAAATGATGCTGGAAAATACTGACTATGCCGTTCGGCGTGCTGTCGATGGGGTGCAGGCATTCGAAATGATAAAGAATGAAAAACCGGACCTCATTATCCTTGATTTGTTGCTTGACCAGATGAAAGGGGAAGACTTTCTGAAACAATTAAAATCGAATCCGGGGTGTGTCAATATTCCGGTTATTATTGCCAGCAGTTTTTCACCCCGCGCATATAAATCGATATTTGATATCGATCCCAGCCTCACCTTTTTAGAAAAACCATTTAGTCAGGAAAAGTTACTTGCCGGGATTGTGGCCAGAATAGGATAA